TCAAGCGCGAGCACGGGCTCGACCTCGTCGTGGTCGATTACCTCCAGCTGATGGCGGGACACGGCCGGATCGAGAACCGCACCCAGGAGGTGTCGCAGATCTCGCGCGGGTTGAAGCTCCTCGCCAAGGACCTGCGCGTCCCGGTCATCGCTCTCTCGCAGCTCTCGCGCCAGTCGGAACGGCGGACCGGGGAGCAGAAGAAGCCGCAGCTCGCGGACCTGCGAGACTCCGGGTCGATCGAACAGGACGCGGACGTCGTGATCTTCCTGTATCGCGAGGAGATGTACGACCGCGAGACCGAGCGCAAGAACCTCGCCGACGTGATCATCGCCAAGCAGCGCAACGGACCGACCGACGAGTTCGAGATGGTCTTCCTGCACGAGCAGACGACGTTTCGAACCTACGAGCGCTTCGCGGAACCGCAGCTCTGAGGAAGAGGCCGGTTTGAATTTCTCCCCGCGCCGCACCGTCGCGCGCGTCGATCTCCGCGCGATCGCGTCGAACTTCCGCGCGATCGCACAGCGCTCGCGCCGGCGGGTGCTGGCGGTCGTCAAGGCGAACGCCTACGGGCACGGCGCGGCTCCCGTCGCGCGCGCGCTCGAGGACGCCGGGGCCGATTTCTTCTGCGTCGCGGTCGCCGAGGAGGGGGTCGAGCTCCGGAGGGCCGGCGTCCGGTCTCCGATCCTGCTCCTGAATTACGCCGACGCGGGCGACGCTGCGCTGCACCGGGCGTTCGCGCTGACGCCCGCTCTCTGGTCCCTCGAGCAGATCCGCGCCTTCGCCGCCGCGACCGCGACGTGGGGGGGTGCCCTTTCCGTCCACGTCAAGATCGATAGCGGCCTCTCCCGCCTCGGCATCTTCCCCTCGGAAGTCCGGGAGGCGGCGGCGATTCTCGCGGCGTCCCCCGGAATGCGCGTCGAGGCGGCCTTCTCCCACTTCTCGCACGGCGAGACGCCGGGGCACCCGACGCGAAGCCGTCAGACGGAGGCGGCCGCAGCGGCGTTCGGCGAGCTGCGGGCGTCGGGATTCCCCGGGATCTGGACGCATCTGGCCAACTCCGGGGCGGCGCTCGAAGGGCCGGCGGCCGATTGCGACGCCGTGCG
This Thermoanaerobaculia bacterium DNA region includes the following protein-coding sequences:
- the alr gene encoding alanine racemase, translating into MNFSPRRTVARVDLRAIASNFRAIAQRSRRRVLAVVKANAYGHGAAPVARALEDAGADFFCVAVAEEGVELRRAGVRSPILLLNYADAGDAALHRAFALTPALWSLEQIRAFAAATATWGGALSVHVKIDSGLSRLGIFPSEVREAAAILAASPGMRVEAAFSHFSHGETPGHPTRSRQTEAAAAAFGELRASGFPGIWTHLANSGAALEGPAADCDAVRPGLALYGISPFTGDGISPFAGDGISPFMGDGISPSTGEGIAPVAGVPDLVPALSWETEVISVKRVPAGTAVGYGGTFVTARPTTLAVLPVGYDDGYRRSFSGRAPVLVDEGAVPTVGAISMDLTVCDATDVPVAAGDRAVLMG